The Pochonia chlamydosporia 170 chromosome 3, whole genome shotgun sequence genome contains the following window.
TTGCATACTCGAACAATGGTAGCATGGAGCACTTACCAGCAAGGATGAAGAATAGGAAAGAAATAAGGGCGCTGTAACCCATGTACAATACGATTCCAGCCAGGCCGCTGAGCTTCACCTTGGTGATGAGATAGAGCAAACAGTTCAAAAAGATGTAGCCACCACTCATACCCGCGGCCAGGAAGGATCGCCATTGCCAGTTATAGTTCTCGGCGCAGAGCAGGAAGTAAGTCATGAGAACGGTGACAGCCGCGcacacaaccaccatcaagcCATAgcaaaggaagaggaagccgAACATGTAGTATATTCGGCTGAACCAGATGGAGCTCATTATGAAGTAAAGTTCGACAAAGATGGCACCAAAGGGTAGCAGGCCGACAATCAACATGCTGGGAATAGGTCGCAGATAGGTCGTCACGGGAGGAATCTGGCGAGGAATTTGATTGGTGCGGACAGGTGCTTCGATCTGAGCGCTTCGGAAGCCGAGCCAAGATCCAGCGACGGAGAGAGGAATAGAAATGACAAACCATATTCCAATAATGACAAGCATGGTGGTGAACGGTACAGCTCCGGAGGACTGCTTGACCCAGAGGAAAAGGTCCAAcaggaagaaggcagcaAACACGATACCAGGGACCAGCACTGGAGTTAATGCGATGTTCAACTTCCATTGGTCACCCTGCATCGCCTTGTAGGTTCTCGCGGATGTGTAGCCTCCGACGAATCCAAGCAAAGTGTACAGAATGATCATGATAGTACCAAGAGAGCCGCGATTGGATGGAGACAGGAAGCCCAGTAGAGCAAACAGGATGGTGCAGCCAGTCATGACGAAAAGCTGAGCACCACTGCCCAACAAAATAGAGAGCAACAGTGGTTGGGACGGAGTGCGGAAAACATCACCATGAATCAGCTTCCAGCCGGAGTCTTCTTGCACTCCATCCTCGATTGCTGAAGTTCCGCTGAGGTCGTCCAAGTTGATCTGGTCAAGTCGGTTGTATCGCGCAATATCCTTCTTCAGTGTGCGAACAAGAATCGACATGACTGTCAGTACAAGAATCACGACAATAATGGCAGTGTCGATCAGCCAGAACCAGTGAATCTTGGGATCGAAAACGTGGAGGTACTTGTCCCAGCGAGTCGCCCAAGCAGTGTCTGACTTTTTCCAGTATACACTATAACTGAAATGGACATCTTGGTTCTGCTCACGGTCGTCAAAGATGAGCTTTGGGTGGCTCTCTGAACAATCGGGCTCCCCAGTGTaagccaaggacatgggTTGGACAACAACACCCACAACGCGAAGTTGGTTTGCATTACCGTTTACCTCGTGATACTCGATCCAGATTTCGTAGTGGTTGTTAAAGAGAagcttctcttcctcctcctcatttTCCGTGAATTGGTAGTCTCCGATTGCGAAGCCGGGGTTGTAAAAGGTAGTGCCAGTGAGTTCGTCACGAATCTGTTGGCCTGCCGGCAAGCCATCTACGAGCCAATTCAGCGCATAGCCCTGGAAAATCCTGTCGTTGATAAACTCTCGCATCTTGGGCTGATACGAGACCTTGCACAAAGGCTTGCACGTCTCGTTTCTGAGCATGCGCAAGTCGAAAGGCGAGGTCATGATGCGGTCCCCGAACAAGATGCTTCCCAAGCTCTCAGAAACATATTTGGGGCCGCCGTTGGGTTTGCAAAATTGGAATGCAGGATGGTAATAGTCGTACGAGACCACGGAATGTAGTCGGTAATCTTGCATAGCAGCAACGGGAGAGATCTTGTTGACATATAGGGGTACGGGGTCGTCGGTTTTGTAGGAGGTCGGCGCAACACCAGGCAAGTAGAAGGCAGACGCCAACTGAGGCGCTACAAGCGCAGCAGCGATGAGCGCCTGCTGCGCGGTGTCTTTGAAGTGCatgttggtctggttttACGACATGCCAAAGTTGgatggttgatgttgggtaGTTGGGTCGTGAGCTTCGTTATGCGTaagatgacgacgacttGATTCGGCCTCGACGGCGTTGATGATGCGAGCTCTCCCCAAGGGTCAAAGGTATCGAGGGCGCAACAAGAAAAATGGAGAGGAAAATCAACCCTCTTCCTAGACAAGTATCATGAATCGACCGAGCTTCTTGTCGATAAAATGGCACAGAGATCCAAACCACGAAATGAAAAGCCGgcccaaaaaaagaagaggtCGAGAAGCTGACGTTGTTGGGGATTGAATCTCCAATCTGGCAACAAAGCGGCTGTAACCCGAAGCAGCTTAGTCAGGAGATAGATGGAGGACCGTTTCGTATTTGGAGCCTGACAGCAGGCAGGGACGACTCTCAACTGTGTTTGCAAGTTGCCAgggtcttgtctggtggatgTCATTTTGCCAGTGGCTCATTGGGGGCTATGCACAGTGCCAGCAAACACTTGCACTcagccagacagaccagacatgtggtgcatgtgggcatAGGGCCTGATGGCGGGTTGGACACTGCTGACGCGTTGGACTACAGGCACCAgaagatcaattgatcacaACCATGACAAgccaggctgcatgtggCCTGGTCAGACATATCAGTCACTAATTCTTCAGAAGCGGGACAGCTAGCACCGCCTAAAGACATTTCGCTGCAGTCAAGCGGAACACAGcccaaccaggccagacgCCACCGGCCATCCTTGCAAAAAAAAACCCACCAGAAGTAGCCCCACTAAAAAGTTTCCAACTCGATACTCAACCATCAACCGTCTTGAATTTTTCTTTGACGACAGcatccaaaccaacaacacccaAAAACGCACCAGCGCAATGGCTGCTCCAACTACTTTGCCAGCCTTGCTGGCCTCATTGACGCAGTCACTATCGCTGACCCAAGAAGCAGCACCCAAGATTGCCACCATCGACCACCCCAAAGATGGCATTTCGTTGCTCGACGTCAAAAATGAGCTGTTGCTGTCATATTTACAGaacctcgtcttcctcatcctcctcaaaCTGCGCAATGCAAAGTCCGATTCCGAAGACAGCAGCGAATTAGACGAATCCGTTCGTGCAAAGCTCGTCCAGTTGCGCCTGTATCTGGAGAAGGGCGCCAGGCCATTGGAAGAGAAGCTAAAGTTCTCCATTGAACGATTCTTACGAACGGCCCAAGATTCTCAGCGTGAAGAGAAATCCAAAGAGCAACAATCAAAATCCAAAAGCGACGAGAATTCAGATGACGAATCTGCATCAGACGAGGAAGAGTccggtgaagatggcaaccTACAAGGGCGGCTACCGATTAGAAAAGGCAACATGGCCGCAGCTCCCAATCTGGGAACCATGGTGGATGAGGTATCTGTTAGCCGTGGAGATCGCGAAGACGGACCAGCTGGAATCTACAGACCGCCTAAACGAGATCGCGCCCTCATGGATTCCGCACGGCCTCGTGAAAAGGCCGAGCGCAGGGCACAAAAGTCATTCACCATGGAGGAATTCGTCAACGACGAATTTTCTACGGCCCCAATGGCAGAACCTAGCATCGGTACAACTATCGTTCAGGGCGGTCGTAAGATGAAGACTGCCGCGGAGCGcaaggatgaggacgagCGTCGCGAATACGAAGAAACCAACTTTACCCGTCTTCCCAAGGAAAGCAAGAAGGAGcgcgccaagaaggccaaggcagcGGGTCATAGTGGCCGGATGcagtttggtggtgaggaatGGCACAACTTGGGAGAGGGCGTTGATCGAATTGACCGCTTGACCAAACGTAAGGGGCCGcctggcggtggtgttcGTGCCATGCTTGAGAAGAGCCGAAAGCGCGGCTTCGACACTACCGATGGTCCTCGAGGAAGTGGTCGTGGTGTGGAAATGGGTGACCGGTTtcaaaagaaggcaaagatgTTGGAGCGTAAAGAAAGAGGCAAAAACAGGTAGATTGGCATATGAATTGGAAGCACCATACACAATTTTCTGATTCTCCTGAAGCATCTACTTGAGTGAATATTGAAATTCAGTGATGATGATACAGCCTACTTAACACGCATCATACACGTTAAAACAAAACACGCCCACGGCCGTTACACATAAACCATACAAACTATTCCCAGTCCAATGGGCAACGGCCTTCATTACTCCTGTTTCGGCGGATCTTCCACATCCCTAAACAACTCCTTTTCCACCTCTCTCGGACAAAGAGCATCCCAAGTCAACAACTCTCCCGTATCAGTCGTAACACCATCCTTCAGCAACGGCAGCCCAGCTTTCCGcttctcatccaacatcTTCCTCGAAGACCCATGCCACCACGTCTTATCCCACTGCCTCTCCCGCCACGACTTGTCCACCGAGTTGTGATGAATCATGGCTGGCACAGTCCCCGAGCAGATTTCCGAGTACAAAGGCACACTCTCCCAACGGGTCTGCTCGCCCCTGGCTAGTTCCAGCACAGGTGCTTGAGAGGGCAAATCATCCGGCATAGGTGCCTTGGCAGGGCAGTCAAACATGCCCTGGTTCCCGACCTGTTCCTTCAACGACTGATCATGCTTAATGTACCGAGAGTCAAATTCAGCATTGG
Protein-coding sequences here:
- a CDS encoding Sas10/Utp3/C1D-like protein (similar to Metarhizium robertsii ARSEF 23 XP_007823218.1) is translated as MAAPTTLPALLASLTQSLSLTQEAAPKIATIDHPKDGISLLDVKNELLLSYLQNLVFLILLKLRNAKSDSEDSSELDESVRAKLVQLRLYLEKGARPLEEKLKFSIERFLRTAQDSQREEKSKEQQSKSKSDENSDDESASDEEESGEDGNLQGRLPIRKGNMAAAPNLGTMVDEVSVSRGDREDGPAGIYRPPKRDRALMDSARPREKAERRAQKSFTMEEFVNDEFSTAPMAEPSIGTTIVQGGRKMKTAAERKDEDERREYEETNFTRLPKESKKERAKKAKAAGHSGRMQFGGEEWHNLGEGVDRIDRLTKRKGPPGGGVRAMLEKSRKRGFDTTDGPRGSGRGVEMGDRFQKKAKMLERKERGKNR